The following coding sequences lie in one Apium graveolens cultivar Ventura chromosome 1, ASM990537v1, whole genome shotgun sequence genomic window:
- the LOC141677361 gene encoding BTB/POZ and MATH domain-containing protein 2-like, which produces MSTSKISTSLTSTTNASHEFKITGYSLSKGLGIGRYIASDTFMIGGHCWAIYFYPDGKSTEDNANYVSLFIALASEGTDVRALFELSLVDQSGKERHKVHSHFGRVLDSGPYTLKYRGSMWGYKRFLKRTALETSDYLKDDCLLVKCTVGVVKSHTEGPKIYSISAPPSDIGQHFGQLLENGDGADLNIEVDGEFFAAHKLVLAARSPVFKAQLFGPMKDRDTECIKIEEMEASVFKALLHFIYWDSLPDLEDPGDVSSKWASSLMSQHLLAAADRYGVVRLKSLCEAKLCDNVAINTVATTLALADQHHCIQLKSLCLKFIALPKNLKAVMQTDGFDYLKQSCPSVISELLLCVARVSEHSVASYGHGTEASLDGADMSCRRVKPRTY; this is translated from the exons ATGTCCACATCCAAAATCTCAACCTCGCTCACCTCCACCACCAACGCCTCTCACGAATTCAAGATCACCGGCTACTCGTTATCGAAAGGACTGGGAATCGGAAGGTACATTGCCTCCGACACCTTCATGATCGGTGGCCATTGCTGGGCAATTTACTTTTACCCGGACGGAAAAAGCACTGAGGATAATGCCAATTACGTCTCGTTGTTTATCGCGTTAGCGAGTGAAGGAACCGATGTTAGGGCGTTGTTTGAGCTGAGTTTGGTTGATCAGAGTGGTAAAGAGAGACATAAGGTGCATTCGCATTTTGGGAGAGTGTTGGATAGTGGTCCGTATACGCTTAAGTATCGCGGTAGTATGTG GGGCTACAAACGTTTCCTTAAAAGAACTGCTCTGGAAACATCGGATTACCTTAAGGATGATTGCCTCTTGGTTAAATGTACTGTTGGGGTTGTTAAATCACATACAGAGGGTCCCAAGATTTACTCTATATCAGCACCACCATCGGATATTGGTCAGCATTTCGGGCAGCTCTTAGAAAATGGAGATGGAGCTGACTTGAATATTGAGGTTGATGGGGAATTTTTTGCAGCTCACAAGCTGGTTCTTGCTGCACGTTCTCCTGTTTTCAAGGCTCAACTTTTTGGTCCAATGAAAGACAGAGACACAGAATGCATAAAAATCGAGGAAATGGAAGCTTCAGTTTTTAAG GCATTACTCCATTTCATATACTGGGATTCTCTGCCTGACCTGGAAGATCCCGGTGATGTAAGTTCCAAATGGGCTTCTTCTCTGATGTCTCAGCATCTGCTAGCAGCAGCAGACAGGTATGGGGTTGTGAGGCTTAAATCACTCTGCGAGGCTAAGCTTTGTGACAATGTTGCCATTAATACTGTAGCCACGACTTTAGCTTTGGCAGATCAGCATCATTGTATCCAGCTAAAGTCTCTGTGTCTCAAATTTATTGCCCTTCCTAAGAATCTGAAAG CTGTAATGCAAACAGATGGATTTGATTATTTAAAACAGAGTTGCCCCTCTGTCATCTCCGAGCTGTTGCTTTGTGTAGCAAGGGTCAGTGAACATTCTGTTGCCTCTTATGGTCATGGTACTGAAGCTTCCCTAGATGGTGCTGATATGAGTTGTAGGCGAGTGAAGCCGAGAACATACTGA
- the LOC141723973 gene encoding elongation factor Tu, mitochondrial produces the protein MASILIRSRHYYGNAAAVTTLWRSMATFARTKPHVNVGTIGHVDHGKTTLTAAITKVLAEEGKAKAIAFDEIDKAPEEKKRGITIATAHVEYETERRHYAHVDCPGHADYVKNMITGAAQMDGGILVVSAPDGPMPQTKEHILLARQVGVPSLVCFLNKVDAVDDPELLELVEMELRDLLNFYKFPGDEIPIVRGSALSALQGTNEDLGKKAILKLMEAVDQYITDPVRQLDKPFLMPVEDVFSIQGRGTVVTGRIEQGTVKVGEEVEILGLKQGGPVKTTVTGVEMFKKILDSGQAGDNVGLLLRGLKRDDVQRGQVISKPGALKTSKRFEAEIYVLTKDEGGRHTSFFSNYRPQFYLRTADVTGKVELPENVKMVMPGDNVTANFELISPVPLEIGQRFALREGGRTVGAGVVSKVLQ, from the exons ATGGCATCGATTCTAATTAGAAGCCGCCACTACTATGGAAATGCTGCGGCCGTGACCACCCTATGGCGATCCATGGCCACCTTTGCACGAAC GAAGCCTCATGTCAATGTCGGTACTATTGGCCACGTTGATCATGGAAAAACTACGCTTACTGCTGCAATTACAAAG GTGCTTGCTGAAGAAGGGAAAGCTAAGGCTATTGCATTTGATGAGATTGATAAAGCTCCTGAAGAGAAGAAGAGGGGAATAACTATAGCTACA GCCCATGTGGAGTATGAAACAGAGAGGAGACACTATGCACATGTCGATTGCCCAGGGCACGCGGATTATGTGAAG AACATGATTACTGGTGCGGCACAGATGGATGGGGGTATTCTTGTTGTATCAGCTCCAGATGGGCCAATGCCTCAAACAAAGGAACATATTTTACTTGCTCGACAG GTTGGTGTGCCATCTCTGGTGTGCTTTCTAAATAAGGTTGATGCTGTTGATGACCCAGAGCTACTAGAGCTTGTCGAGATGGAACTACGTG ATCTGCTAAACTTCTATAAGTTTCCTGGGGATGAAATTCCAATTGTTCGTGGTTCGGCTTTGTCTGCTTTACAAGGAACAAATGAAGACCTTGGGAAAAAGGCAATCCTAAAACTAATGGAAGCTGTGGACCAGTACATAACTGATCCTGTTCGGCAACTTGATAAGCCTTTTTTAATGCCAGTTGAAGATGTATTTTCAATCCAG GGACGCGGAACTGTTGTCACTGGGCGTATTGAGCAGGGAACAGTCAAAGTTGGAGAGGAGGTTGAGATTCTGGGACTGAAACAG GGAGGGCCAGTTAAGACTACAGTGACTGGTGTTGAGATGTTTAAGAAAATTTTGGACAGTGGACAG gCTGGTGACAATGTAGGTCTTCTTCTGCGAGGTTTAAAACGCGACGATGTACAGCGTGGACAG GTGATCTCAAAACCTGGCGCCTTAAAAACATCTAAACGGTTTGAAGCAGAAATTTATGTCCTCACCAAAGATGAAGGTGGTCGCCATACCTCATTTTTCTCAAATTATAGGCCTCAGTTCTATTTGAGAACCGCAGATGTTACTGGAAAAGTGGAATTGCCTGAAAATGTTAAGATGGTGATGCCTGGTGATAATGTGACTGCAAATTTTGAGTTGATATCACCCGTACCTCTTGAAATAG GACAAAGATTTGCTCTAAGAGAAGGCGGTAGAACTGTTGGTGCAGGGGTGGTTTCAAAAGTACTCCAGTAG